The genomic interval ttatcggTTATTTCGGGTAGTTCGgttcattttttaaatttcaaattcggttaaaccgaataaaccgatttTTTTAGCCAAACTGAACTAAACTACGCCACGGTCGTGTCAGGTGCTGGAACACAAGACAAGGCCGTACCAAGTGGCACGACCAGCCCGTGTTCCCTTTTAGACCTCAAATTTTTCTTACTTTCATTTGTCTCGTTTGaaaattcggttaattcagtggaaaactgaattaaccgatGTTTTATCGGTTAGTTTGTTCGTTTTTTGTTGGAAGTTCGATtggtttgaaaatattttgatttgTTTGGTTTCAATTAAATAGATTATTCCGTTTTAAATCGATTGCTCACCCTTAGCTCTAAACACAAAAGTAAGTTTCAGCAAGTCATATAATTATATAatagaaataagaaaatttagaAAGCAATGATGGAAACCTACAAGTTGTGCTAGCACAATTAAAAGACTTCCTAGCGTGATTATGTTCATTCATTCATGATTTcaatcacaaaattaattttgcacGTCCAATCAAGAAGAAGCTTTGAAAGGACGCTTTCCACTAAGTCTATGTGATTGTGCTAGGATGTAAACGAGCCAAGCCGAGCCAAGCTTTATGGTAtccaagcttatttgataaggtaatcaagcTAAGCTGAGCCAAACTTTATggtattcaagcttatttgataacgtaatcaagccgagccgagcttaaaatgaaccaagttattaaaatgattgttcaagtttgGTTTCTTTTTTATAAGCTTAACCTTGaatcgtttagatgttatcgagctctcaattcaagctttttgattatttgaaacttttgttggtgcaatcaacctccagggtttcaaaatttaataatatacctaagtttggtaaCCACGGGTTGATCTAAACATGACCTGATATTTGAAAGAGAAAAGTAaaatcaggactagatgactaacaaaggaaagtcctaaccggaGATTAGGCATGTGAGAAGCCTACAGTGACTAGTCCTAACGAGAAGTTAGACAAGGGAAAGTCTTGGTTGGAAGGATTGGGCAAAAAGTCTTGGCAGATCGAGGACATCGGGCGGGAAGTCCTGGAGGTCGAGGACACCAAGCAAGAAGTCTAGGTAGGTTGAACACCAGAGGTCTAACAAAAAGTCTCTTGGGTCAAAATcaagctgagcaaaagtctaagtgagtctgGAGGACTGAAGGCTTGGCAAGGTAAAATCCTAAGGAGTAGACCTTAGGTAGTAAAGTCTTGGAGGAGTTGACTCCAAGGTAAGCCTAGTATGTAAGGTAGATTTATAAGATTAAGGCTTAGGTTGCTTGTTTGTTATTGTATGCTTGTCTTGGAGGAACCGGAGCTGGAAGCAAGATTGGAGGAGCAAACAGACACAAACGGAAGGCAACCGAACACATGGCCTAGACCTAGTCAGGTCCAGGTGCCTAGATTGTTTCCAGGCGCTTGGAGTCCAAGGTGACATGTGCCTTGGACCAAATCTAATCAAGTCAGGATAACGGCGTGGCGAATTCGGATCGGATAGACACTAAGCTGGAGGGCCTTAGAggcttccaggcacctggaaagtCATTATAAAAGTGACTTCGATCAGAGCTTCAGGATCATCCATTCTTCATACTACTCTCTGTGCTCGAAAGGAAAGTTACGACACGAAGCTATGTGACCAGGGAAGCTACAGGAGGGGTGCGCTGCACTCAGGACTTCCGGATCGGCCGCTTGCTTGGTTTGCTTATTACAAGTTGTACTTGATTATTTATCGTTTGTGCTTGTAACTCAAACTGTAAGACGAGTTTCTTTGTCTCTAGAAAAGCTTCTGGAAAGGAGACCACTAGTGGACTCACGCTGAGGGCGTAGGCCttgggaaccaagtaaaatcccGCGTGCAttcttgctttattttatattccgttGCTACTAACAACTTTGATAGAACAAACGAAAGAACAACAAAAACAAACGATCGAGATTGGGCGAACACTAAGTTTGTTAACGAACGTTCAGTTCATTTATGGCCCTAAGCATAGATTGGGCGACTATTAATGACTAATGGTGGTAAAAAGGTGATAACTCTCACCCCAGGTGTCTCTCATAGTCCGTCCCcagttatgtgaagggaggtaaatcacggatgactactagctcAAGTAATAACCAATACATGGGAGAGGGCAGGAACCTGACTACTAACCAAGAATTGACCCCCTAGACCTTTTGGTGGTAACACCCCATGCACAAGCCAACTTCCCGTCCCGAGGGGACAACCATTAATGACTAATGAGAATATGACAACAGGatgcaaaataaaatcaataaatatatattatgcaCCTTAGCAAATTCTTGAATAAGTATTTCCCTTAAAAATGCACCCTGCAGATGGAAAGAGAAACTGACCATTAATAGGCTGAGTAAGGTAGGCTTTCAACAATCAGGAAAATTAAATAACATAAATTTGCAAATACTTTGTCACCTTTTCAGTCAATGTAAATGAAAGAACTTGACTTATTACTCTCCTTGAACCATTTCCCTCCGGTTCTTTCCTAACCAGTGATTCTTCTGTCTTTGCCCGAAGTGACTGTAGCAAATATTTTACAGGATAAGATACAGCAAATAGATCATCATCATCTAAAAGCGTACAAGGAAAGTTGTGATGCTTTTCCAAAAAACAGAATTGGGCTAATAACTAATTATCATGATAAAATCACAAGAATTTCAAGCACAGTTTTACAGAGCACGTGTGATCAAGAAGCAAAAGGATCTAGATACATACTTTCACTTCATCAATACGACCTTAGTTTTATCTTTTCATTCTCTTTAGGTTTTATGTAACAGAATTACTTGATGGAATAGAAGTCAGCCTCTAtgaacttaaccttccattctaaTGAAATATATTTTTCTCGTATCACTATCACCTTGATGTGATGCAGGCAAATCGTTGAAGGATAACTAGATAACATAGCAACAAGAAAAGGTATGTAAAGACAAGCCTGAATTATCATTTAGAAAAAAACAACTGATTGTTTAAATGAAATTTATGAAAATGACAAGCAGTTATGTCAGTGGAAACATACTGCAAAAGTCTCACTTTTACATTCAATCACTCAAGTCAGAAGCTTTTGTTGACCTTAGCTCACAGTTTACCCTTCAAGATTTGCCTCAAAACATTAAAGGTTCGACAATCCTAAAACTTTGGAATACACTAAAGTATGGATCAATAGGAGGCAGAGAATGGAACTATACAAGGATTAAGGATCATACATTCTTCTATGGGAAAAACAAAAAGCTTCCATAGTAGTGAATTTTCATCGCAAGACACCAAGATGCAACCGTATCTGTTAAGAACATAAGTGAGCTATATGATACAACTGTATATGTTAAGAGAATAACAAAGTTGTCAAAGTAGGCAACTATGAGAAGCCAATACATATGCCTATGCACTTCCGAAATCATCCATTCATCATGAGTAAAAAATGAGAGGTGTAATGAAGCCAGTCTTTTCTGTCAGTAATTAAAAATGTTTGTTACTAATTATAGTTAAGAAGAGCCTTCATGGAAAAAGAAATACAACCTCAGTGAGTAATGATTCTAGACGATCAATCCTGAAAATTCCTTCCTGATACAAGGAATAGAACAACATTGTCAGCATCAAGTAAAAGTAACTTTATAGTCAGCTTATAAGAGTGTTAATGTGGTCATGAGACTCGTAACCAGACTGTAGAAAACTGCAATTTATGAACAATATCTGCAAAATTCTGCTTAATATGAAATATAATGAGACAATGTGAAAAAAGTTGAATATGATAAACCTTATACAGAAGAGTTTGCAATGTAGATTGAAGCTGAGGTGAGCTATCAGTCAGAACCTTTCTTGCAATCCAAGGATatgaactactcaaaactttatAGTTTGGATCAAAACTGATCGCAATGCCCTCCAAGACAGCAAGactgagaaagaaagaaaaagattcGATAATGACAAGAAATAGCATCCTTTATCAAAAAGTTAAGGAACCAGAGCCCTTCATGTGGTTACCTTCTAATAACAAGAGAAAAATAAGATGGTATCTGAAACTTAAATTTGTACCTgaacaaacaaaaagaaaaagctTTAATGTGGGACGGTAGAATAGTAGAGATTTTCGTGATAAAAAGCATGATGTAATACTATCAACAGTTTTATAGAGTTACCATACAAAGAATATAGCAAGAAGCTAGAAAATTGTAACTTTAACATATAGAGCAGACCACAGTTTAAAAGATTCTTTGGTGCTGATAGGCACGGATAGAATTTACCTTTTTCACCCACTGACCAACAAGTAATAACACTCGAGACAACACTCGAGACAGTGATTTCAACTGTCATATGGCACCCAAGACAGTGATTTCAGCTGTCATATGACATCCAAGACAGCAATTTCACCTATCAGCTTCATCATGCTGCCAGCTCAAGAGGTGATAACACCACCGGCTTGAGGCGGTTGCCAATCATGAATGCCACTTGATGGCACCCGATGACACAACTTCAACTTTTAACTGATTTGGTGTTCAATTAAGCAATAAAACAACTCCAGTTTTCAACAAAACAGCTCCAAACTACTCTAAATCAGGACGGTTTCATCACAGTGGCATCTAATTCAGTAATGAGTAATAGAACAACTCCAATTCGATCAAATAGGGGTTTCAAGTAAGCCCTCTTCCCCCCTCTCCtcttatcttcttcctctcctcctcctcctcgtctcTATTCTTTTTCCTCTTCCCTCAACACTGGCATTCTTCCTCTTCTACTTTCCCTCTTCTCCTTGTCACACCTCCCATACCATCTCAAGTTGTCTGAGAATTAAAACATAGCTTGGCTCGAGATTTCAAATCCTGGAGCAGACAACCACAAGCGCATTTGCCAATGAACTAGTTAGGCTAATACAACCATAGAAAGTATAAACTATACAATCACTTATTAATAGTAATAATATTAAAATCCATATCCTTGTTTCAGCTACTTTATTTAGCATCAACCTGCATTGATAAGTTTGAAGTTTGGACAAATTAGCACATCCATATATTAGATTATATTAATAAGAAAAATATCACCATCCACAACCACAAATCAAAAAACCTTATAATGATTATTATGTCACTCCAAACTGAATTATGACGGATGAAGAAATGTTCTAGTAAAAATCAATCAGTTATGGTTAGAGTGAGAAATACATACTTGCAATTTCTAAACACTTTCAGAACGATTGCAAGCAAAGTGACCATGTATAATTATACATTATTGAGATTCACTGAAATACAAAATGCTGCAAATCTCATAAAACCTACATATATAGAAATAAGTAGATGATATATTGCAGCATGTGGTGTTGCTGCAATAAGTAGATGATATATTAAGACCATTTTCACTCCAGAGAGTATTTGCCATATTAACGCCTGACTAAAGAGGAACTGCCAAATTCAAACTAGAAGCTGCCATTATAAGTTCTAAGATGCACTTACGAGATTCTTTTCACTTTTGAGAAAAAGAATGGAAAAAAACAATATGTTAAACTATGAAATATACAAGCCATAAAACTTTACTCAATATCAACATACATGGTCTGTCCAAGATTTCCAGACAAATCACCAAAACTTATATTTCTAACTCCTTTGTTCACAGCATTCTGAAAAACACCTGCAAATCAATGCAGTTTCTAGATTAgcatgtatttttttaaaaaaagaaagttagtGTTTATTAGCTGAGATGATAGACGAAACATAAAGAACCTGTCAATGCCTTTGCAACTTCATCCTTTTGTGCAGTTGGAGGAAGGAGACTGTAACATATACAAAAAGTCCAGTCTAAGATCCAACAAAACAAGTAGCATAAAAATGCTTCTCCTCAAGCTTTCATGAGAACTTCTATGAATGTACATTGGGTTTAAATAAATCTACCATTGCTCAGATGCATCTCTTAACCTTATCTTACCTTTAGCAAAACCATGCACAGATGCATATGGACAATATTACAATGCAAATAACATGTGGCACAAACCAAGTGCATAATATTCTCATTCTTGGGAAAACAAAATAATGTCAGTTTCAGACAGCATAAGCAATTCATACTGATTAATTATGTTCATTAGGCATTCTTAACTACTTCCATACAACAAGAATTCACTATATGTTTTGCCTTACCCAAGAATAACAAAATCATTTGATAAAGCATCAAAATCACGATTAACCAGGTGAAGGCATGCTTGAATGAATCCATCTTGAAGTTCTTGCTTAAATTCACCCATCATCCCAAAATCTAGAATACCAAAAACATGCACTTATCAGTATCATAATTGCAAGTACTAGAGCATGCACTCGAGTTATAGGATTGAATTTCTCTATGCATGTCCCAAGTGATATAATGTAGGTCTAGCATACCTAAATAGGCTAGTTTTCCATCAGATGTTCGCAGGAGATTTCCAGGATGTGGATCTGCATGATAAAATCCATGTTCTAAAAGTTGGGAGAGCGAACAATACACTCCTACCTGTAATTATAAGGCAATGATATCCCATTGGTAGTAAATGTCAATAAGACAATAAAAATCAGGAATCAGCCAAATGAaagtaacaaataaaattaattctgGATTTCTACCTCCACAAGATAGAGATCTTTGATGTCAGATAACTTCCTCCCCTATAaattagacaactaaagaaaAATGAGCATGATTTCTTGTATAAATCTATAATTATAAAGAAGGAAATATTAGAGGGTAACCTCCACCCATTCCATGACAAGGACTCTGCGGCTAGTTTGTTCTAAATACATTTCTGGTACAACGACATCCCGTAGTCCTCCAAAGAGTTTCCTAGTTCAGCATTTGCACAGAAACCTTGTAATTAGCTTAAATAAATGAACTCAGGTTTTGGTGATAAAGACATCTTGAAAGTAAGAATGCACAACCTTGATATTACATTTCCCTGTTTTAATTGTTGTATCTTAGTTAGACAGAATTTTAGCATCTAAAGGGGCCATTGAATCTATAATCTAAAACAAGTGTTTTATTATATTCATTTGTTTTAGAAAAGCTATCACAAGTTTCTTTAGAACTGAGATTAAGTAGAATATATGATATGATTAAATTATCTTAGCTTTTAACCTGAACTTCAGTCCATTCATTGCTTCAGCACGGTAATCCATCTCCTGCATCAAATTGATTTACCTGTATTCAATGAGAAGAACAAGCATATGCTCATGTTTGTGTTTGCCTCTAAGAATTGAAACTCAGATGCACAAACATCAAAATTAaccatgaaaataaaaaaaactgtATGGTCTTCTAAAAGAAATGTGAAAGAAGGAAAAACAGGAAAAGCCCTATTCgggaaaaaaaatcatgaaagttCAAGGAATTAAAGATGACAATCTGAAGAATAAATTGTATTAAAGAGGCAAAGAAAGATCAAACACTGTTAGTATGGCCAAAGAAATTACATTAGAAGAGTTCTACGAAGAGTCAACTGtatattgaaaatttgaaatatcATTGTGTATCAAAGCAGAAATTATAGCAAACAGTCAGATGATATAACAGAATAAAATATAACATACTAGAAGCTTACAGTTATCTTGAAATGAAGTGTTTTGGTTTGTGGAAAATTTccaattttttatgttttaaaatttctatttctCACAAAATAATTGGAAATTTAAAAcagcaaaaaaaaaacatttgctATCAAAATTTTTTTACCCCATTGTgtattaaaaattactttttatacAAAAGATGAATACTCTtctcaaaaataagaaaagaaaatatgaAACTATAACAATTTTTAAACTGTTTCCGGCTTTCCATTACCAAGCAAGACAGTGTTTTAGAAAAATGTCAGACCTAAGAACTGCCCAACTAGCTCAGTATGGGCAAGTAAAAACAAGAATCATTGCTATTTTTGTATCCATTTATTAATGCTGAATTCCCAACAGAACTAAGTACCATTAATTGATATTCAACTATTAAACCTTAATTCTCATCTCAATATCATACTTCTGATAAATAATCGCCCATAGATTATCCATCCTTGAAGCACAAAGATTTAAACAACTATAGAGATATTTTACATACCCGAAATAAGCTTGATGCCCATTCATCAAGCACTGCCTGCAAACAAAATGCTTAAGTATTTATTATCAGAATAGAAGCAGCAAATTCATTAGTCATTGGACTGCTTTAACAACTATAGGTTCTTGAGCTACCTGAAGGTCAGTATTCAGTTTGGCAGCTCTCCGAACAACCCCTGCAATATAACGCAGGATAAAGATATCTAATGCAATTGCTGCTTGAACTCCAGGTCTTTGCACTTTCACAGCAACAAGTTTCCTAGAAGAATGAAGTCTGGCCTGATATACCTGccatttattataataaaatgttTAGTTGGTTATGCCTTGAATTTTCCATTttattaactaagataaaaaaaAGGACAGTAAAAACCTGCCCGAGGGATGCTGCAGCAATAGGCTCAGGTGAAATCTCTGAGAAAAGCATTTCTATTGGTTGTCCAAGCTCTTCCTCTATCATACTAAAGGCAATCTCAGTTGAGAAGGAAGCAATCCGATCTTGCAACAATGAAAGCTCATCTAAGTATGCAGGTGGAATCACATcctaaggaaaaaaaattcacATAAACATTAGAGAAGAAAACACGAAAAACCTAACATTGATTAACCTTAAACTATTTAAAACAGAATCACATCCATGTCGCATACTAGAGAAACCCCATGTACATGATAGCTGGATTAGAATATTTCCAAAAGGCACTTTATCATGAATACACAATATTGACTAATTACTTGCACTTTACCACCCTATATTGCATAAAGTACAAGCTCTTATCACTCAATTTCTAGATATTTCATAAGGTAAAGTTAGTGCTTAAGAAGCAAATATGGTTATTCTTTTAGCTTACACTTCAGAGTAAACTTTATCATATGATCTATTTGTTAGTGAGTTGAGAACCCTAAGAAAATGATAAtccagttagtctcattgactatatCTGGGGTGACCGGCCCGGCCCCACGGAGTTTTCCCACCGGTCACC from Zingiber officinale cultivar Zhangliang chromosome 6B, Zo_v1.1, whole genome shotgun sequence carries:
- the LOC121992317 gene encoding uncharacterized aarF domain-containing protein kinase At1g71810, chloroplastic-like: MFKILSQVGAQPHPTQIGYSWFKLSLCLPLSVRHVEQGSSPRKRTDVVGDKPLPPFFLLKPPPPTQSLFLQMPLLLPSSLFPAGLKPYVLAKSLPRGRPWRSLLRLPPWSLATAPSPAVAVSDDVDAFTKYSGYLFEGGASSEAEFLRFYDFPSIAAIYRRRPFLVLRRFIQITVAFGRWFAERYIDSVSDRSDEMFETRAAELRAILQELGPAFVKIAQAVSSRPDVIPPAYLDELSLLQDRIASFSTEIAFSMIEEELGQPIEMLFSEISPEPIAAASLGQVYQARLHSSRKLVAVKVQRPGVQAAIALDIFILRYIAGVVRRAAKLNTDLQAVLDEWASSLFREMDYRAEAMNGLKFRKLFGGLRDVVVPEMYLEQTSRRVLVMEWVEGRKLSDIKDLYLVEVGVYCSLSQLLEHGFYHADPHPGNLLRTSDGKLAYLDFGMMGEFKQELQDGFIQACLHLVNRDFDALSNDFVILGLLPPTAQKDEVAKALTGVFQNAVNKGVRNISFGDLSGNLGQTMYKFKFQIPSYFSLVIRSLAVLEGIAISFDPNYKVLSSSYPWIARKVLTDSSPQLQSTLQTLLYKEGIFRIDRLESLLTESLRAKTEESLVRKEPEGNGSRRVISQVLSFTLTEKGAFLREILIQEFAKGLDALGVATLDSVSSAAFARLPLSVPYSSSLMADEDIANLRTLSRLLLLLSRLQKNENPNSEVKYANREENKNADLEEVSLVLYQMTSVQDILPLLSVIPELPEESQQQLVRLPSDLAGRLLSRVVARSIRRIFS